Proteins co-encoded in one Gracilimonas sp. genomic window:
- a CDS encoding 3-methyladenine DNA glycosylase, whose product MLAETKQIENQKLIAESEWLHEKEAHEQRVNELLDDYLEARSRQEKNPVMDFLFEYYAFRPSGLRRWSPGMGVSLSFSNFDLLPEVSELTVNGDIAFIDPALFPEKRISSLKWMLQMLENTQNSRPSFGCFGMHEWAMVYKTDNPRHDQVPMRMEPDELAEFVESRPLLCTHFDAFRFFTQPAKPMNRFELSREKFHKTEQPGCIHSNMDLYKWAFKMYPWISSSLILDAFELAVEARHIDMQASPYDLRDQGLEPIKIETEAGRKEYKQKQEMIFRKGLPIRERIIEKMREVLKKVE is encoded by the coding sequence ATGTTAGCAGAGACAAAACAAATTGAGAATCAAAAACTGATTGCTGAGTCTGAGTGGTTGCACGAAAAGGAAGCTCACGAACAACGGGTGAATGAGTTACTGGATGATTACCTGGAAGCGCGGTCTCGTCAGGAAAAGAATCCTGTTATGGATTTTCTTTTCGAATACTATGCCTTTCGTCCTTCGGGGTTGAGGAGATGGTCGCCCGGAATGGGAGTATCGCTTTCCTTTTCAAATTTCGATTTGTTACCTGAAGTAAGTGAGCTTACTGTTAATGGCGACATCGCTTTTATAGACCCTGCCCTCTTCCCTGAAAAACGCATCTCCTCTTTGAAATGGATGCTGCAGATGCTGGAGAACACACAGAACAGCCGACCCTCATTTGGCTGTTTTGGAATGCACGAATGGGCAATGGTTTATAAAACGGATAATCCAAGGCATGATCAGGTTCCCATGCGTATGGAACCGGATGAGCTGGCCGAATTTGTGGAATCACGACCGTTACTCTGCACCCATTTTGATGCCTTCCGCTTTTTCACCCAACCGGCAAAACCCATGAACCGCTTTGAGTTATCGCGGGAGAAATTTCACAAGACCGAACAACCGGGGTGCATTCATTCAAATATGGATTTGTATAAATGGGCTTTCAAGATGTATCCATGGATTTCCAGTTCACTCATCCTGGATGCCTTCGAACTGGCAGTTGAGGCCCGACATATAGATATGCAAGCCAGCCCTTACGATTTACGAGATCAAGGGCTGGAGCCCATCAAAATTGAGACGGAAGCCGGCAGAAAGGAATACAAACAAAAGCAGGAAATGATCTTCCGAAAAGGCCTTCCCATACGCGAGAGAATCATTGAAAAGATGAGGGAAGTTTTAAAGAAAGTGGAATGA
- a CDS encoding UbiA family prenyltransferase, with translation MKQLLNFIIHLRLHYQFFILSGGYLIAALFVDAVAWDQFWLQFINVHVLLFGGATAYNSWWDKDEGPIGGLKSPPKMNTWMWPASLIMQYAGLGWAITVGWNYAIIYAVSMLFFWLYSTPLARWKGKPILSIVAIGISTGTNSFFLGYLAAGAYPISISEDIIALGVAAIILSLYPVSQIYQTDEDEGRGDRTFAVRFGLKGVKWFFAILFLLGATLLSVLLDHQNEQLGMIFGGVTFTAYAALSTFVWKLEGNQDEYDTVMKMKFFASFSFVAFIGGTLLLQILFQN, from the coding sequence TTGAAGCAACTTCTGAATTTCATCATTCACCTTAGGCTGCACTACCAGTTTTTTATCCTTTCCGGAGGTTATTTAATCGCAGCGCTCTTTGTGGATGCAGTAGCATGGGACCAATTTTGGCTGCAGTTTATAAACGTGCATGTGCTCTTATTTGGCGGGGCTACGGCCTATAATTCCTGGTGGGATAAAGATGAAGGTCCCATTGGGGGACTAAAATCACCCCCAAAAATGAACACATGGATGTGGCCGGCTTCGTTGATCATGCAATATGCCGGCTTAGGCTGGGCAATTACCGTCGGCTGGAATTATGCCATCATTTATGCCGTCAGCATGTTGTTTTTTTGGCTGTATTCAACCCCGCTTGCCCGGTGGAAAGGGAAACCAATCCTTAGCATAGTTGCCATTGGCATCAGTACCGGAACCAACTCCTTTTTTCTGGGCTATCTGGCAGCGGGAGCTTACCCGATTAGCATCTCGGAAGATATCATTGCTTTAGGAGTGGCCGCGATAATATTGAGTTTGTACCCGGTTTCCCAGATTTATCAAACGGACGAAGATGAGGGCAGGGGAGATCGTACCTTTGCAGTTCGGTTTGGGTTGAAGGGGGTGAAATGGTTTTTTGCCATCCTTTTCTTACTTGGAGCAACCTTGCTTTCTGTATTGCTTGATCACCAAAATGAGCAATTGGGAATGATATTCGGAGGGGTGACTTTTACAGCTTATGCTGCCCTTAGTACCTTTGTTTGGAAACTGGAAGGAAATCAGGATGAATATGATACCGTGATGAAAATGAAGTTCTTTGCTTCTTTCAGCTTTGTGGCTTTTATAGGCGGAACGTTGTTGCTACAAATTCTTTTTCAAAACTGA
- a CDS encoding thioredoxin family protein has translation METAVDSVITRKLIENTISFEEYTDLVQQLFKEDRTTNEDNRPDMLEYTKLNIHRTSKWNKRAKISEELAHELKNFPNRMTWLVITEGWCGDAAQSLPFIHKMAGLSDNIELKLILRDQYPEVMDEFLTNGSRSIPKLIALDRETLEVLGTWGPRPKEIQEVYMSERANPEIENKVASENLHLWYARNKGKAMQEEFIQLLDEWKKNEHKTGNR, from the coding sequence ATGGAAACAGCAGTAGATTCGGTAATAACGAGAAAGCTCATTGAGAACACCATTTCTTTTGAGGAATACACAGACTTGGTACAGCAATTATTTAAAGAGGACCGGACAACCAATGAGGATAACCGCCCTGATATGCTGGAGTACACCAAGTTGAATATACACCGGACCTCCAAATGGAATAAGAGAGCAAAAATCTCTGAAGAGCTTGCACATGAGCTTAAGAACTTTCCAAACCGGATGACGTGGTTGGTTATTACCGAAGGCTGGTGCGGGGACGCGGCTCAGTCGTTGCCTTTCATCCACAAAATGGCCGGATTGTCGGATAACATTGAGCTTAAACTTATTCTGAGAGACCAGTATCCGGAAGTAATGGATGAATTTCTGACCAATGGCTCCCGCTCTATCCCCAAGCTGATTGCTCTGGATAGGGAAACGCTGGAGGTTTTGGGAACCTGGGGTCCACGACCAAAGGAAATTCAGGAAGTATATATGAGCGAAAGGGCAAACCCTGAAATCGAGAATAAGGTTGCATCTGAAAATCTGCATTTATGGTATGCCCGCAACAAAGGGAAAGCTATGCAGGAAGAGTTTATTCAGCTACTCGATGAGTGGAAGAAGAATGAACACAAAACCGGAAATCGGTAA
- a CDS encoding aspartate aminotransferase family protein — protein sequence MLKKFLKYIAQTSDAPMGLEISHAEGPFFFTTDNKRYVDFISGIAVSSLGHRHPKVIQAIHEQVDKHLHVMVYGEFVQKPQVDFADLLTSNLPEQLNQVYFVNSGTEATEGALKLAKKYTGRTKFIAFKNSYHGDTHGSLSVTGRDVYRDPYLPLLPDVHFLSFNSEDNLDLIDDKTAAVIMEPIQGEGGIIPADKQWLQEVRRRCDEAGVLLIFDEIQSGFGRTGSLFAFEEYEVTPDILCLAKAMAGGMPMGAFVSSAEIFQTFKYDPPLNHVTTFGGHPVSAAAAYANLKELLSGNYLQRAKEIEQITKEKLRGPGIVEVRGKGAMLGLQLESWDLTKKVVEDCFEMGILLGWTLHSNTLIRLAPPLIIEDDLLHEVLDRIMESVEKHS from the coding sequence GTGTTAAAGAAATTCCTCAAGTACATAGCTCAGACCAGTGATGCTCCCATGGGGCTGGAAATTTCTCATGCCGAGGGCCCCTTCTTTTTTACCACAGACAATAAACGGTACGTGGACTTTATTTCAGGCATTGCCGTAAGCAGCCTGGGTCATCGCCATCCCAAAGTAATTCAAGCTATCCACGAACAGGTTGACAAGCACCTGCATGTGATGGTGTATGGAGAATTTGTGCAAAAACCGCAGGTTGATTTTGCGGATTTGCTAACCTCAAATCTTCCTGAACAGTTGAATCAGGTTTATTTTGTAAACAGCGGAACAGAGGCTACCGAAGGCGCTCTGAAGCTGGCAAAAAAATACACCGGGCGAACAAAATTTATTGCTTTTAAGAACAGCTATCACGGCGACACGCATGGCTCACTGAGTGTGACCGGCCGGGATGTGTACAGGGATCCTTATCTGCCGCTTTTGCCGGATGTTCATTTTCTTTCTTTTAATTCGGAAGATAACCTGGACTTGATCGATGATAAGACCGCTGCTGTAATTATGGAGCCCATACAGGGAGAGGGTGGGATTATTCCCGCTGATAAGCAGTGGCTGCAGGAAGTCCGCCGAAGATGTGATGAAGCCGGCGTGCTGCTTATCTTTGATGAAATTCAATCGGGCTTTGGTCGCACAGGAAGCCTGTTTGCTTTTGAGGAATACGAAGTTACTCCTGATATCCTTTGTCTGGCTAAAGCTATGGCCGGAGGCATGCCGATGGGGGCTTTTGTTTCATCCGCCGAAATTTTTCAAACCTTTAAGTACGACCCGCCGCTGAATCACGTAACGACTTTTGGCGGACACCCGGTTTCTGCAGCTGCAGCATATGCCAACCTCAAAGAACTGCTATCGGGCAATTATTTACAGCGAGCGAAGGAAATAGAGCAAATCACCAAAGAAAAATTGAGGGGCCCGGGGATTGTTGAAGTCCGTGGCAAAGGCGCCATGCTGGGCCTTCAACTGGAAAGCTGGGATTTAACCAAAAAGGTTGTTGAAGATTGTTTTGAAATGGGGATTTTGCTGGGCTGGACTCTTCACTCCAATACGCTGATTCGCCTGGCACCGCCATTAATTATCGAAGACGATTTACTGCACGAAGTGCTGGACAGGATTATGGAATCTGTAGAAAAACATTCGTGA
- a CDS encoding NAD-dependent succinate-semialdehyde dehydrogenase, whose translation MKTINPATGKVIKEYDDMSFDEVDEIIQKANAAQADWKQTGFEVRGSYLNEIAGILREQKEELGRLMAEEMGKPLQQGIGEAEKCAWVCEYYAKHAEDFLKDDPVQTDASKSYVTFNPLGVVLAIMPWNFPFWQLFRFAAPALMAGNGAVLKHSENTTGCALKIEEIIHEAGIPKDLFRTIVRDKSNMKQVIQHEGIAAVTLTGSTRAGKAVAAQAGEMLKKTVLELGGSDPSLILKDADIKASAETCVNSRLLNSGQSCIAAKRFVVVEEVYDEFLEEFTALMEARKVGDPFDDNTDVGPQARVDLRDQLHEQVQESIKNGAELVMGGEKPEGDGAFYPVTILTNVKPGMPAYSEELFGPVASIIKVKDEEEAIQVANDTNYGLGASVYSQNVENAEEIAATKLEAGCCFVNELVKSDPRLPFGGIKNSGYGRELGLYGIHEFINTKTVYVK comes from the coding sequence ATGAAAACTATAAATCCTGCTACCGGAAAAGTCATCAAAGAATATGATGATATGAGCTTTGATGAAGTGGATGAGATTATTCAAAAAGCGAATGCTGCTCAGGCCGACTGGAAACAAACCGGTTTTGAAGTAAGAGGATCTTACCTCAATGAAATTGCCGGAATTCTGAGGGAGCAGAAAGAGGAGTTGGGTAGGCTGATGGCAGAGGAGATGGGCAAGCCTCTGCAGCAGGGAATCGGAGAGGCCGAGAAATGTGCCTGGGTTTGTGAATATTATGCCAAACACGCTGAAGATTTTTTAAAAGACGACCCGGTTCAAACAGATGCTTCCAAAAGTTATGTTACCTTCAATCCGTTGGGTGTGGTTTTGGCCATCATGCCGTGGAATTTCCCCTTCTGGCAGTTATTTCGGTTTGCAGCCCCTGCACTCATGGCCGGAAATGGTGCTGTACTCAAACATTCAGAAAATACAACCGGATGTGCCTTAAAGATTGAAGAAATCATCCATGAAGCTGGAATTCCCAAGGATTTATTTCGAACGATTGTGCGTGATAAATCCAATATGAAACAGGTAATTCAGCACGAAGGTATTGCTGCAGTAACCCTAACTGGTAGCACTCGGGCAGGAAAAGCTGTGGCAGCACAGGCTGGAGAAATGCTCAAGAAAACCGTACTTGAATTGGGAGGCAGTGATCCATCCCTCATTCTTAAAGATGCAGATATCAAAGCCAGCGCTGAGACCTGCGTAAACTCAAGGCTACTGAACAGCGGGCAAAGTTGTATTGCTGCCAAACGGTTTGTAGTGGTGGAAGAGGTGTATGATGAATTCCTGGAAGAATTCACTGCTCTGATGGAAGCCAGAAAAGTGGGAGATCCATTTGATGATAACACCGATGTTGGTCCTCAGGCAAGGGTTGATCTCAGAGATCAGCTACATGAGCAGGTTCAGGAAAGTATAAAGAATGGAGCTGAACTGGTTATGGGAGGAGAAAAACCGGAAGGTGATGGAGCTTTTTATCCTGTAACTATCCTTACGAATGTAAAACCCGGAATGCCGGCCTATTCGGAAGAGTTGTTCGGTCCGGTGGCAAGCATCATTAAAGTGAAGGATGAAGAAGAAGCCATTCAGGTAGCCAATGACACAAATTATGGCTTAGGTGCTTCGGTCTATTCTCAGAATGTGGAAAACGCCGAAGAAATTGCAGCCACAAAACTGGAAGCCGGTTGCTGCTTTGTTAATGAACTTGTTAAATCCGATCCCCGCCTGCCATTTGGTGGTATTAAAAATTCCGGCTATGGACGAGAATTAGGATTATATGGCATCCACGAATTCATAAACACCAAAACAGTGTACGTTAAGTGA
- a CDS encoding NAD+ synthase, whose protein sequence is MRIRLQQLNPIIGDLTGNQELILSAIREAEKDGIELLLLPELVTCGYPPMDLMERRVFRELLYKVNREIIDSTGETTVIFGSITENLTGKGRSCYNSAIVAQHGEEVTRVHKTLLPTYDVFDDLRYFEPGNEFEPVVIKGFPFGITVCEDIWFNDNDVQYHIYDVNPAEVLANKGAKAIINISASPFNKDKPVSRKRMLQNHARKLGTPLFYVNQVGAQTELLFDGDSLAFDGSGEMKARSKRFEPDYMDIIFNEEDQSVEAITDVEANFETPGKEQVMFEGLVMGVRDYLKKSNAADKVILGLSGGIDSALVCTIAKEALGAENVKAVTMPSKFSSAGSVSDSERLAEKLGIELLEIPIKNIYEEYLNALAPVFEGTEFNVAEENLQSRTRGDLLMAIANKFGYMLLNTGNKSEMAVGYCTLYGDMAGGLSVISDVYKTEVYDICRWLNEEYYGEEVIPEAILTKAPSAELRPDQKDSDSLPDYGTLDTILRYYLEEQRSREEIISSGLDEHTVDKTLRLVDLNEHKRFQAPPGLKVSAKAFGTGRRWPLAQQWTGQEKQIIQSGKINKEGR, encoded by the coding sequence GTGCGCATACGACTTCAACAACTGAACCCGATAATCGGGGATTTAACCGGAAATCAGGAACTGATTCTGTCAGCTATTCGCGAAGCTGAGAAAGATGGAATAGAACTGTTATTGCTACCTGAATTGGTGACATGCGGCTACCCGCCTATGGATTTAATGGAGCGCCGTGTATTCCGTGAATTACTTTACAAGGTGAATCGCGAAATCATTGATTCTACGGGAGAAACAACGGTTATATTTGGTTCAATTACCGAAAACCTGACAGGGAAAGGCCGGTCTTGCTATAATTCGGCCATTGTAGCTCAGCACGGAGAAGAGGTAACACGGGTTCACAAGACTCTGCTCCCAACATACGATGTATTTGACGATCTGCGGTATTTTGAGCCAGGTAATGAATTTGAGCCGGTTGTTATCAAAGGATTTCCATTCGGGATTACCGTATGCGAAGATATCTGGTTTAACGATAATGATGTTCAGTACCACATTTACGATGTAAATCCTGCCGAAGTATTGGCAAACAAAGGAGCAAAAGCCATTATCAACATTTCGGCTTCTCCCTTCAATAAAGATAAACCGGTGTCCCGGAAAAGAATGCTTCAAAATCATGCCCGGAAGTTAGGAACACCACTTTTTTATGTGAATCAGGTGGGCGCCCAAACCGAGCTTTTGTTTGACGGTGATTCCCTTGCTTTTGATGGTTCCGGAGAGATGAAAGCTCGATCCAAGAGATTCGAACCGGACTACATGGATATTATCTTCAATGAAGAAGATCAGTCGGTTGAAGCTATAACGGATGTGGAGGCAAACTTTGAAACACCGGGCAAAGAGCAGGTTATGTTTGAAGGTCTGGTAATGGGAGTTCGCGATTACCTGAAAAAATCCAACGCCGCCGATAAAGTGATATTAGGTCTGAGCGGGGGAATTGACTCTGCCCTGGTTTGTACGATTGCGAAAGAAGCACTCGGGGCAGAAAATGTAAAAGCTGTGACGATGCCATCGAAGTTTTCATCGGCAGGAAGTGTCTCCGATTCAGAAAGGCTGGCGGAGAAACTGGGGATTGAACTCCTGGAAATCCCCATAAAAAATATTTACGAAGAATACCTGAATGCGCTGGCTCCGGTTTTTGAGGGAACTGAATTCAATGTGGCAGAAGAAAATCTGCAAAGCAGGACCCGTGGTGATCTACTCATGGCCATTGCGAATAAGTTTGGATATATGCTGCTGAATACAGGAAATAAATCCGAAATGGCTGTCGGTTACTGCACACTGTATGGCGATATGGCCGGGGGATTATCCGTCATATCCGACGTTTACAAAACCGAAGTTTATGATATTTGCCGCTGGCTGAATGAAGAATATTACGGGGAAGAAGTAATTCCGGAGGCCATTCTTACCAAAGCTCCAAGTGCGGAATTACGCCCAGATCAAAAAGATTCAGATTCTTTGCCCGACTACGGAACTTTAGATACCATTTTGAGATACTACCTGGAGGAGCAGCGATCAAGAGAAGAAATCATCAGTAGCGGCTTAGACGAGCACACCGTAGATAAAACCCTCCGATTGGTAGATTTGAACGAACACAAACGATTCCAGGCACCACCCGGGCTAAAAGTGTCCGCAAAAGCCTTTGGAACCGGGCGCAGATGGCCATTAGCGCAACAATGGACCGGGCAAGAGAAGCAAATCATTCAATCCGGAAAAATTAATAAAGAAGGGCGCTAA
- a CDS encoding LysM peptidoglycan-binding domain-containing protein yields MLKKLRKTAIAITCCMFIAPGISAQDTTATLDLKEMPLRLLDYKSPMQGLQEGDGITQQPAMQELDNFQKDIMSRISDIYRIHIKAMEAQVSNDPLEAEAQINDAVAATQGLLDDYPEIRGDRRFTELYRSVISEYRQFYGITEVGNEPEGEIFAIQEELFSEDDSWMNEDYDFPEDLPLNKTDVPLIQNDKVNRHLVYYTLRRPEVMETWLQRAVKYQPMMRKIFREEGVPEELTYLAFIESGLNPSARSWAAAVGMWQFIRATGSVYGLEANWWIDERRDPEKATRAAARHLRDLYNIWGDWHLAMANYNISPRGLKRAINRAGGVEDYWAAYPYLPRETRGYVPGFIATTLIGMNPEEFGFQKSYPGEPYSYKVVEVDGLMELSDLAAAAGITTEELKEYNPELLRWATPPGGKYPLKLPVETDREEFLAEYNEIPKESRSQNITMHTVQRGESLGIIARKYGTTVAGLYGSNENLSSTIYPGQKIVVPLPQGSATQISANKPTNQQRSVTTRRSSSSQVSAPANSTAVTYKVKTGDTVGHIAEWYDVRAWNIRTWNGIGNTIRVGQSLTIHVPKSRKSHYEKVNEMSYAEKQAIERKQRRGEDIFIASATSTDSDNYTTYTVKQNDTLSEIAESFGVGLSQLRSLNNISGNRIYVGQTLRISAN; encoded by the coding sequence ATGCTTAAGAAGTTACGAAAAACGGCTATTGCCATAACCTGTTGTATGTTTATTGCACCCGGCATTTCTGCCCAGGACACCACTGCAACACTCGATTTAAAAGAAATGCCATTGCGGCTTTTGGATTACAAAAGTCCTATGCAAGGTTTGCAGGAAGGTGATGGAATAACCCAGCAACCGGCCATGCAGGAACTGGATAACTTCCAGAAAGATATCATGAGTCGCATTTCGGATATCTATCGCATACACATTAAAGCGATGGAAGCCCAGGTAAGCAATGATCCTCTGGAAGCAGAAGCTCAGATTAATGATGCCGTAGCTGCCACTCAGGGACTGTTGGATGATTATCCTGAAATCCGGGGCGACCGGCGATTTACCGAACTGTACCGATCCGTAATTTCAGAATACCGACAGTTTTATGGTATCACGGAAGTTGGGAATGAGCCTGAAGGAGAGATTTTTGCTATTCAGGAAGAACTGTTTTCTGAAGATGACAGCTGGATGAACGAAGATTATGACTTCCCGGAAGACCTTCCACTGAATAAAACGGATGTTCCGCTTATTCAGAATGACAAAGTAAACCGCCACCTGGTTTATTATACGTTACGTCGGCCTGAAGTAATGGAGACGTGGTTACAACGAGCAGTTAAGTACCAACCTATGATGCGCAAGATCTTTAGAGAAGAGGGCGTACCCGAAGAACTTACATACCTCGCTTTTATTGAAAGTGGATTAAACCCAAGTGCACGTAGTTGGGCTGCTGCTGTTGGAATGTGGCAGTTTATCAGGGCAACCGGCTCCGTTTATGGACTGGAAGCTAACTGGTGGATTGATGAGCGTCGCGATCCCGAAAAAGCAACCCGTGCAGCAGCACGTCACTTAAGAGACTTATACAATATTTGGGGTGACTGGCACCTTGCAATGGCGAACTACAATATTAGTCCGCGTGGGCTGAAACGAGCCATCAACAGAGCGGGTGGAGTTGAAGATTACTGGGCAGCTTATCCATATCTGCCAAGAGAAACCCGTGGGTATGTTCCCGGCTTTATTGCCACAACCTTAATTGGGATGAACCCTGAAGAATTTGGATTCCAGAAAAGCTATCCCGGTGAGCCCTATTCCTACAAAGTAGTAGAAGTTGACGGGTTAATGGAACTGTCGGATTTAGCAGCTGCTGCAGGTATCACCACTGAAGAACTTAAAGAATACAATCCTGAACTGCTTCGCTGGGCAACCCCTCCGGGAGGAAAGTATCCACTGAAACTGCCTGTTGAAACGGACAGAGAAGAATTTCTGGCTGAGTACAATGAGATTCCTAAAGAAAGCCGAAGCCAGAACATAACCATGCATACGGTTCAAAGGGGAGAGTCTCTGGGAATTATTGCTCGTAAATACGGAACTACTGTAGCCGGTTTGTATGGCTCCAATGAAAACCTCTCCAGTACTATCTACCCCGGGCAGAAAATTGTAGTGCCTCTTCCTCAGGGAAGTGCTACACAGATTTCTGCCAACAAACCCACAAACCAGCAGCGAAGTGTGACTACCAGACGGTCGTCCTCATCTCAGGTTAGTGCCCCTGCAAATTCAACAGCCGTGACCTATAAAGTGAAAACAGGTGATACGGTTGGGCATATTGCTGAGTGGTATGATGTAAGAGCGTGGAATATCCGCACGTGGAACGGCATCGGCAATACCATAAGGGTAGGGCAGTCGCTTACCATTCATGTGCCAAAAAGCCGGAAGAGCCATTACGAAAAAGTAAACGAAATGAGCTACGCCGAGAAGCAGGCTATCGAGCGCAAGCAGCGCCGTGGAGAAGACATTTTTATCGCATCCGCAACATCAACCGATAGCGATAATTATACCACCTATACCGTTAAGCAAAACGACACCCTTAGCGAAATAGCAGAAAGCTTTGGCGTTGGCTTAAGTCAATTGAGAAGCCTGAATAATATCTCCGGAAACCGGATTTATGTAGGCCAGACTCTCAGAATTTCTGCCAACTGA
- a CDS encoding S41 family peptidase — protein sequence MTRKGKYKATFATALIILASAGIAAQQTDIYFLIKKNFSIFSNAYENVALEYVDEVDPEILMRNGIDAMLETLDPYTVMFNESQNEQAEIMSRGNYAGIGIEAGYRDGEVVVIAPTEGGPAEQVGIRAGDVIVAVDGVSTEGLQPEEVNALTSGEVGSDVTISIERFGLDQTLDFTLNRQRIEVSNISYSGLIGEEGKTGYVRLTQFGSNSAEEVRQAMINLTESTELDGLVIDLRDNPGGILQEAVGIIDKFIEPGITVVDIRGRVAEYNQTFATREPVMFDKPVVVLMNEGSASASEVLAGALQDLDRALIVGEQSFGKGLVQVVKPLPYNTSLKITISRYYIPSGRSIQSIQYTHQGRNSAVMNQDSSKREFKTRNGRTVYEGRGIEPDVESGKGDLSILEIALLQKGMYFDFATEYEATHDSFVYDALPDDVFEEFRNYLTENGFDFATESEKLLNELSAQLRGVDGAENQLNGLRTAISREKEKQFTEDETEIRRNLYLELVSRYEGQTGRVEAGLKSDPDVLKALEFIANEAEMNKLLSGE from the coding sequence ATGACCAGGAAAGGGAAATATAAAGCAACCTTTGCCACAGCGCTGATTATACTTGCTTCGGCAGGGATAGCTGCACAGCAGACGGATATCTATTTCCTGATCAAAAAGAACTTTAGCATTTTCAGTAATGCCTATGAAAATGTGGCCCTGGAGTATGTGGATGAGGTAGATCCCGAGATACTCATGCGAAATGGTATTGATGCCATGCTCGAAACATTGGACCCCTACACCGTCATGTTCAATGAATCTCAAAACGAGCAGGCCGAAATCATGTCGCGAGGCAATTACGCTGGCATCGGTATTGAAGCCGGCTATCGTGACGGGGAAGTGGTTGTGATTGCACCTACTGAAGGCGGCCCGGCCGAGCAAGTCGGCATCAGGGCCGGAGATGTGATTGTTGCCGTTGATGGAGTTTCAACCGAAGGACTTCAACCCGAAGAAGTAAATGCGCTGACAAGCGGAGAGGTCGGATCAGATGTTACCATTTCCATAGAACGTTTTGGACTTGATCAAACGCTGGATTTCACCCTCAACCGGCAGCGCATTGAAGTGAGCAATATTTCTTATTCCGGTTTGATTGGGGAAGAGGGAAAAACCGGTTATGTTAGACTCACTCAGTTTGGCAGTAACTCTGCTGAGGAAGTCAGACAAGCCATGATTAATTTGACGGAGAGCACGGAGCTGGATGGTTTAGTGATTGACCTAAGGGACAATCCAGGAGGTATTTTACAGGAAGCCGTAGGTATTATCGACAAGTTTATTGAGCCCGGCATTACCGTTGTGGATATACGCGGGCGAGTAGCAGAGTATAACCAAACCTTTGCAACGCGAGAGCCTGTTATGTTCGACAAACCGGTGGTGGTTTTGATGAATGAGGGAAGTGCCAGTGCCTCAGAAGTACTTGCCGGCGCTCTTCAGGATTTGGACAGGGCTTTGATAGTCGGAGAACAGAGTTTTGGGAAAGGGTTAGTTCAGGTGGTTAAGCCATTGCCGTATAATACATCCCTGAAGATCACTATTTCGCGTTACTACATTCCAAGCGGCAGAAGTATTCAGTCTATTCAGTACACGCATCAGGGGCGGAATTCTGCGGTTATGAATCAAGACTCATCCAAAAGAGAATTCAAGACCCGCAACGGCAGAACGGTGTATGAAGGAAGAGGCATTGAGCCCGATGTGGAATCTGGAAAAGGCGACCTGAGTATTCTGGAGATAGCCTTGCTCCAAAAAGGAATGTATTTCGATTTTGCTACTGAATATGAAGCCACACATGATTCCTTTGTCTATGATGCATTACCTGATGACGTTTTTGAGGAATTCAGAAATTATCTTACCGAAAATGGCTTTGATTTCGCCACTGAATCCGAGAAACTGCTAAACGAGTTGTCTGCCCAGCTTAGAGGAGTGGATGGTGCCGAAAATCAATTAAACGGACTTAGAACGGCTATTTCCAGAGAAAAGGAGAAGCAGTTTACAGAAGATGAAACTGAAATTCGCAGAAACCTTTATCTCGAGTTGGTTTCCCGATATGAGGGGCAAACAGGAAGGGTGGAAGCCGGACTTAAATCAGACCCGGACGTACTCAAAGCCCTTGAGTTTATTGCCAACGAAGCAGAAATGAATAAGCTGCTTTCAGGGGAATAA